The following proteins are encoded in a genomic region of Aquella oligotrophica:
- a CDS encoding bestrophin family protein, translating to MPIKIYDPKAWVHFLFNFHQENVFRRLRPIVILMIIYASLVSAAEYFLHDYYSIINDFAYLGQFHLLFNFVLSIMIAFRVNTAYARWWEGRGLWGQLTNNARNLALRFDAFFGLNNYPEFKEYLARFPELLKCHLRRETDKCMEIMTELGVTHSQQDHLPNILLREMNRVISKCRQEGKIQLEEFLVLSENLGAFTDVLGACEKILNTPVPLPFNVLIKQALFFYMLIFPFGWAGTFGFFVIPMIIVMIYVLWGLEAVADELENPFAYDDNDLPLDNISMNIANNVRNIAG from the coding sequence ATGCCAATTAAAATCTATGATCCAAAAGCATGGGTACATTTTTTATTTAATTTTCATCAGGAAAATGTATTTAGACGTCTAAGACCAATTGTAATACTAATGATTATTTACGCCTCATTAGTTAGTGCTGCCGAGTACTTTTTGCATGATTATTATAGCATTATTAATGATTTTGCTTATCTTGGACAGTTTCATTTACTATTTAATTTTGTCCTTTCAATCATGATTGCTTTTCGGGTGAATACTGCTTATGCTCGTTGGTGGGAAGGGCGTGGGTTGTGGGGGCAATTAACCAATAATGCACGTAATTTGGCACTAAGATTTGATGCTTTTTTTGGTTTAAATAATTACCCTGAATTTAAGGAGTATCTGGCAAGATTTCCTGAATTATTAAAATGCCACTTACGCCGTGAAACCGATAAATGCATGGAAATAATGACTGAACTTGGAGTAACACATAGTCAACAAGATCATTTACCAAATATTCTTTTGCGGGAAATGAATCGGGTTATCAGTAAATGTCGTCAGGAGGGAAAAATTCAGCTTGAAGAGTTTTTAGTATTAAGTGAAAACTTGGGGGCTTTTACCGATGTTTTGGGAGCTTGTGAGAAGATTCTTAATACGCCAGTTCCGCTACCGTTTAATGTGTTAATCAAGCAGGCATTATTTTTCTACATGTTGATATTCCCATTTGGTTGGGCTGGTACATTTGGTTTTTTTGTTATTCCGATGATTATCGTAATGATTTATGTACTTTGGGGGCTTGAAGCAGTTGCAGATGAGCTTGAAAACCCATTTGCTTATGATGATAATGATTTGCCACTTGACAATATTTCGATGAATATTGCCAATAATGTTAGAAATATTGCGGGATAA